The Alteriqipengyuania halimionae genome contains a region encoding:
- the recA gene encoding recombinase RecA has translation MAGTNLKLVEKETNVDRQKALDAALAQIDRAFGKGSAMKLGSREAMNVESISTGSLGLDIALGIGGLPKGRVIEVYGPESSGKTTLALHVIAEAQKNGGTAAFVDAEHALDPVYAKKLGVDIDELIVSQPDTGEQALEITDTLVRSNAIDVLVVDSVAALVPRAEIEGEMGDSHVGLQARLMSQSLRKLTGSINRSKCMVIFINQLRMKIGVMYGNPETTTGGNALKFYASVRLDIRRTGQIKQRDEVVGNSTRVKVVKNKVAPPFKQVEFDIMYGEGISKIGEILDLGVKAGIVEKSGAWFSYDSIRIGQGRENAKDFLKENPEVCAKLEAAIRGKEDEVAEEMMTGPDAEDDDAK, from the coding sequence ATGGCAGGTACGAATTTGAAGCTCGTGGAAAAGGAAACCAACGTGGACCGTCAAAAGGCGCTCGACGCCGCTCTCGCCCAGATCGACCGTGCCTTCGGCAAGGGGTCGGCGATGAAGCTCGGCTCGCGCGAGGCGATGAATGTCGAATCGATTTCCACCGGATCGCTCGGCCTCGATATCGCGCTCGGCATCGGCGGCCTGCCCAAGGGCCGCGTGATCGAAGTTTACGGGCCCGAAAGCTCGGGCAAGACGACGCTGGCGCTGCATGTCATCGCCGAAGCGCAGAAGAACGGTGGAACCGCCGCTTTCGTCGATGCCGAACACGCGCTCGATCCCGTCTATGCCAAGAAGCTGGGCGTCGACATCGACGAACTGATCGTGTCGCAGCCCGATACCGGCGAACAGGCGCTCGAGATCACCGATACGCTGGTGCGCTCTAACGCGATCGACGTTCTGGTGGTCGATTCGGTCGCAGCTCTGGTGCCCCGCGCCGAGATCGAAGGCGAGATGGGCGATAGCCATGTCGGCTTGCAGGCCCGACTGATGAGCCAGAGCCTGCGCAAGCTCACGGGTTCGATCAACCGCTCCAAGTGCATGGTGATCTTCATCAACCAGCTGCGCATGAAGATCGGCGTGATGTACGGCAATCCGGAAACCACCACCGGCGGCAACGCGCTCAAGTTCTACGCATCCGTTCGCCTCGACATCCGCCGCACCGGACAGATCAAGCAACGCGATGAAGTGGTCGGCAACTCCACCCGCGTGAAGGTGGTCAAGAACAAGGTCGCGCCGCCGTTCAAGCAGGTCGAATTCGACATCATGTATGGCGAGGGTATTTCCAAGATCGGCGAAATCCTCGATCTCGGGGTAAAAGCCGGCATCGTCGAGAAATCGGGCGCCTGGTTCTCGTATGACAGTATTCGCATCGGCCAGGGCCGTGAGAACGCCAAGGATTTCCTCAAGGAAAATCCCGAAGTCTGCGCGAAGCTCGAAGCCGCGATCCGCGGCAAGGAAGATGAAGTCGCCGAAGAAATGATGACCGGTCCCGACGCGGAGGATGACGACGCGAAATAA
- a CDS encoding DUF4139 domain-containing protein, whose protein sequence is MRLPPPIGTVCIAAAIASAFAPSVHAQGREVIEASEPTDVAVTVYRDPNRRIGQTMNRRFPQGFAMISETRTVTLSPGESRIRFLGVSEGMIAVSAIVTGLPGGTIEKNRNADLLSPAALVDGTLGNRVTITRTNPGTGRAESEQAIVRTRADGGLVLETQTGYEAVRCSGLPEKLTFDRVPDGLSAKPVFSIDTRDPRGGTYEITLTYLSWGFDWEASYVASVDEAGDQENLRFGLTSWLTILNDNGQSFERAELMAVAGKLNVVSDFRRLASPPRGKPLRLECYPIGSTAAGSPIPRYEDELADRAIVVTGSRVSREDAYAMAAPAPPPPPPPPPPPPVAGEENLGDLKLYRVPFEVDVKAKSLKQVAFLREEEIDGRIAYEVECSPWMWREQPAQSAAMQLETVNDKASGLGVALPTGQIMIFERGPDGELLVGQQTLRDYASGQDVDIEIGASPQVFALCASKGAMDPGRKEAGWTTMEATLTNANPFAVTVRIKLGSPSQWLFDGVPETIEDGQRVVEIVVPANAAKAADWRVRPVAQ, encoded by the coding sequence GTGCGGCTCCCCCCTCCCATCGGCACGGTCTGCATTGCGGCGGCGATAGCGTCGGCGTTTGCGCCTTCAGTCCACGCGCAGGGCCGCGAGGTGATCGAGGCGTCCGAGCCGACCGACGTCGCCGTGACCGTCTATCGCGATCCGAATCGTCGCATCGGGCAGACGATGAACCGGCGTTTCCCCCAGGGCTTCGCGATGATCTCCGAGACGCGGACCGTCACCCTGTCACCCGGCGAATCGCGCATCCGTTTCTTGGGCGTATCAGAAGGAATGATTGCGGTTTCGGCAATTGTCACCGGGCTGCCCGGTGGCACGATCGAAAAGAACCGCAATGCTGATCTGTTGAGCCCGGCCGCGCTGGTCGACGGCACTCTGGGCAATCGCGTGACGATCACCCGCACCAATCCTGGCACGGGGCGTGCGGAAAGCGAGCAGGCAATCGTCCGCACCCGCGCCGATGGCGGTTTGGTTCTCGAAACGCAGACGGGATACGAAGCGGTGCGTTGTTCGGGGCTTCCCGAAAAGCTCACCTTCGACCGCGTGCCCGATGGCCTCTCCGCAAAGCCGGTGTTCTCGATCGACACGCGCGATCCGCGGGGTGGGACCTATGAGATCACCCTCACATACCTTTCCTGGGGATTCGACTGGGAAGCGAGCTATGTCGCCAGTGTCGACGAGGCTGGCGATCAGGAAAACCTGCGCTTCGGTCTCACCAGTTGGCTTACGATCCTCAATGACAACGGCCAGAGCTTTGAACGCGCCGAGTTGATGGCGGTGGCCGGAAAGCTCAATGTCGTCAGCGATTTCCGTCGCCTGGCGTCGCCCCCGCGCGGCAAGCCGCTCCGGTTGGAGTGCTACCCGATCGGGAGCACCGCAGCGGGATCGCCGATCCCGCGATACGAGGATGAATTGGCGGATCGCGCGATCGTGGTCACCGGCTCACGGGTCAGCCGGGAAGATGCCTATGCAATGGCTGCGCCTGCGCCGCCCCCGCCGCCACCGCCGCCGCCGCCTCCGCCCGTGGCCGGCGAGGAGAACCTTGGCGATCTCAAGCTCTACCGCGTGCCGTTCGAAGTCGATGTGAAGGCGAAAAGCCTCAAACAGGTCGCCTTCCTGCGCGAAGAGGAGATCGACGGGCGTATCGCCTACGAAGTCGAATGCTCGCCGTGGATGTGGCGCGAACAACCGGCGCAATCGGCGGCCATGCAACTCGAGACGGTCAACGACAAGGCGAGCGGACTGGGCGTGGCCTTGCCGACAGGCCAAATCATGATCTTCGAGCGTGGCCCCGACGGAGAATTGCTCGTCGGTCAGCAGACCTTGCGCGACTACGCATCGGGGCAGGACGTCGATATCGAGATCGGAGCAAGCCCGCAGGTTTTCGCGCTGTGTGCGTCCAAGGGGGCAATGGATCCCGGGCGCAAGGAGGCGGGCTGGACGACGATGGAAGCGACGCTGACCAACGCCAATCCCTTCGCAGTGACGGTGCGGATCAAACTGGGTTCTCCCTCGCAGTGGCTGTTTGACGGTGTCCCCGAGACGATCGAGGACGGCCAGCGAGTCGTCGAGATTGTCGTGCCGGCCAACGCGGCGAAAGCTGCCGATTGGCGTGTACGGCCCGTTGCCCAATAA
- a CDS encoding DUF4139 domain-containing protein: MTIRTSFAVLLAATAAMPVSSFAQQSDASDPTAATAQGDIAVTIYQDGNALVQDVRQLDIRNGRSRIEFPDVSAQIRPETLSFSAEGTAIVEQNFDFDLLTPSKLMEKAIGQTVTLIRTNPATGQEVRERAEVLSTAGGVVVRFGNRIEVLRDDGLPVRVVFDEVPPNLRARPTLSVTLESNRSGRRPASIRYLTPGLGWDADYVALYDENTGAIDMQGWVTLTNNTGTTFHDADTLLVAGNPSRSVQQRTRRDMVRPGTETADRERLGDFYLYPLDERTTIANAQTKQVSFLDAQGVPAQKVYSVGAGWLQSDDDFRPAATAISFSSSRDGGLGDALPAGTVRFYQRDAQGNPQYIGENRIGHTPMGSTLSLTTGDAFDVFMKAEVEKRETISSGEYERTARYRVLEDDEIVREVQVDREIDYYRTTMRYTFTNARPEPVTVVMHQVGLDRYWWARDFRVVSEDVEGEQVNADRRVYRVTVPANGERVMRVTYETKF; the protein is encoded by the coding sequence ATGACCATTCGCACTTCGTTCGCCGTCCTGCTCGCCGCGACAGCGGCAATGCCGGTTTCCAGTTTTGCCCAGCAAAGCGACGCATCCGATCCGACTGCCGCTACGGCACAGGGCGATATCGCGGTGACGATCTATCAGGACGGTAATGCTCTGGTGCAGGATGTGCGGCAGCTCGATATCCGCAACGGTCGCAGCCGGATCGAATTCCCCGACGTGTCGGCGCAGATCCGGCCGGAAACCCTCAGTTTCTCTGCCGAAGGCACTGCGATCGTCGAGCAGAATTTCGATTTCGACCTGCTTACGCCCAGCAAGCTGATGGAAAAGGCGATCGGGCAGACGGTCACGCTCATCCGTACCAATCCTGCGACCGGTCAGGAAGTGCGCGAGCGTGCCGAAGTGCTGTCCACCGCCGGCGGTGTCGTGGTGCGGTTCGGAAACCGCATCGAAGTTCTGCGCGACGATGGCTTGCCGGTCCGTGTGGTTTTCGACGAGGTCCCGCCAAACCTTCGTGCGCGTCCTACGCTGTCGGTGACGCTGGAAAGCAATCGTTCGGGCCGACGGCCTGCTTCGATCCGCTATCTGACGCCGGGACTGGGCTGGGATGCGGACTACGTCGCGCTCTATGACGAGAACACCGGCGCGATCGACATGCAGGGCTGGGTGACGCTGACCAACAATACCGGCACCACCTTTCACGATGCCGATACGTTGCTCGTGGCGGGTAACCCCTCCCGCAGCGTGCAGCAGCGCACGCGGCGTGACATGGTGCGCCCCGGCACCGAAACCGCCGATCGCGAACGGCTTGGTGACTTCTATCTCTACCCGCTCGACGAGCGTACGACGATCGCCAATGCACAGACCAAGCAGGTGAGCTTTCTCGATGCGCAGGGTGTGCCTGCGCAAAAAGTCTATTCGGTCGGTGCAGGCTGGCTGCAATCGGATGACGATTTCCGCCCCGCCGCGACTGCAATCAGCTTCAGCTCGAGCCGCGATGGCGGGTTGGGCGATGCGCTGCCGGCGGGCACCGTGCGGTTCTACCAGCGCGATGCCCAAGGCAATCCGCAATATATCGGTGAGAATCGGATCGGCCACACGCCGATGGGCAGCACGCTGTCTCTGACGACGGGCGACGCCTTCGATGTGTTCATGAAGGCCGAGGTCGAGAAGCGCGAGACGATTTCGAGCGGAGAGTACGAGCGGACCGCGCGCTATCGCGTGCTCGAAGACGACGAGATCGTGCGCGAAGTCCAGGTCGATCGCGAGATCGACTATTATCGCACGACGATGCGCTACACCTTCACCAATGCCCGCCCCGAGCCGGTCACCGTGGTGATGCACCAGGTCGGTCTTGATCGATATTGGTGGGCGCGCGATTTCCGCGTCGTGTCGGAAGATGTCGAGGGCGAGCAGGTCAATGCCGACCGGCGCGTCTATCGCGTAACAGTGCCGGCCAATGGAGAGCGAGTCATGCGCGTAACCTACGAGACCAAGTTCTAG
- a CDS encoding ATP-binding protein: MVSIVVAVGLLLSALALWLATDSAVAVLSYLGAVAVLGGAGWLMLRDKASETIDSIATPDWSVTVTAMDRSDMAIAITDRAGRLTCANATFADNFGITKAPPHIDADQTSLDALMRGSRDAWRDGRADAGTVRAEGEIWAATLERAGRAGDYLIWRFRRQVSPDLTRAAVEAVTGKLGRALDQAGIVSAIVEPDGYIVAASSGFALRATGEPESDMAHQEFVSFLRQDEDDRISYARDGKNGAPITMYYLPIADPDRAGNDAGDSHPSLMLLVDSGIGLGGGSGDLATAVPNLEALLAQLPLGLAMADRDGLLLFANPAFMRAAGRDGEAPPPYPSDLVVQEDKGALSNAVRRFAQGPATSGDVAVRLSIQPEEPVSLNLAGVRGLGNAAVLLGLNDNSEEKRLKRQIAQATKMQAVGQLAGGVAHDFNNVLTAILGICDLMLLRHTPGDSDYDDIQQIRANSNRAASLTRQLLAFSRQQTLRPEVLQLPDVVSEVSQMLKRLIGEKIRLQVTHDRNLGRVRADPSQLEQVIVNLAVNARDAVQAKGEGRGELRIATKRVTAADIRAMRSEIVPAGDYTVLVVSDTGTGIPPDKIGKIFEPFFTTKEQGKGTGLGLSTVYGIVKQSGGFIFADSEMGKGTTFSVYLPVFHESPDAKRRREEADKPAAPQREWAGGGKLLLVEDEDPVRAVAERALSRQGYEVVTASDGEEGLEYVQRGEEFDLIVSDVVMPVMDGPAMARAIREKRPDLPILFMSGYAEEQLRREIDIEDMHFLPKPFSVAQIADKVAKVLGGSKGGNG; this comes from the coding sequence ATGGTTTCGATTGTCGTCGCGGTGGGACTGTTGCTGAGCGCGCTGGCGCTTTGGCTTGCGACCGACAGCGCAGTGGCGGTGCTGAGCTATCTGGGAGCGGTGGCAGTTCTGGGCGGTGCTGGCTGGTTGATGCTTCGTGATAAGGCGAGCGAGACAATCGACAGCATCGCGACGCCCGATTGGTCGGTCACCGTAACGGCGATGGATCGCAGCGACATGGCGATTGCGATCACCGATCGCGCGGGCCGGCTCACATGCGCCAATGCGACCTTTGCCGATAATTTCGGGATCACCAAGGCTCCGCCACACATCGATGCCGATCAGACCTCGCTAGATGCACTGATGCGTGGTTCACGCGATGCCTGGCGCGACGGACGGGCCGACGCCGGCACGGTGCGTGCAGAAGGCGAGATCTGGGCCGCAACTTTGGAGCGTGCGGGGCGCGCAGGCGACTACCTGATTTGGCGGTTCCGTCGACAGGTGTCGCCCGATCTCACGCGCGCTGCGGTCGAGGCCGTGACCGGCAAGCTGGGGCGTGCGCTAGACCAGGCAGGCATCGTCTCCGCGATCGTCGAGCCCGATGGGTACATCGTCGCTGCGAGCAGCGGCTTTGCCCTGCGCGCCACCGGCGAGCCCGAAAGCGACATGGCGCATCAAGAGTTCGTCTCGTTCCTGCGTCAGGACGAGGATGACCGGATCAGCTATGCTCGCGATGGCAAGAACGGCGCGCCGATCACGATGTATTATCTCCCGATCGCCGATCCCGACCGGGCCGGCAACGATGCGGGAGATTCGCATCCCTCGCTCATGTTGCTGGTTGATAGCGGCATAGGGCTGGGCGGCGGGTCGGGCGATCTCGCCACTGCCGTGCCCAATCTCGAGGCGCTGCTCGCGCAATTGCCGCTCGGCCTCGCGATGGCCGATCGCGACGGATTGCTGTTGTTTGCCAATCCTGCCTTCATGCGCGCTGCCGGGCGCGATGGAGAAGCGCCTCCGCCCTATCCGTCCGACCTCGTTGTGCAGGAAGACAAGGGCGCGCTTTCGAATGCCGTGCGGCGATTTGCGCAAGGGCCAGCAACCAGTGGCGATGTCGCGGTTCGGCTGTCGATCCAGCCCGAAGAGCCGGTCTCGCTCAATCTTGCCGGTGTGCGCGGGCTAGGAAATGCAGCCGTGCTGCTCGGCCTCAACGACAACAGCGAAGAAAAGCGTCTCAAACGCCAGATCGCCCAGGCAACCAAGATGCAGGCCGTCGGTCAGCTTGCGGGCGGTGTCGCACACGATTTCAACAATGTGCTGACGGCCATACTCGGAATCTGCGACCTCATGCTGCTGCGCCACACACCGGGCGACAGCGATTATGATGACATCCAGCAAATCCGCGCCAACTCGAACCGCGCGGCTTCGCTCACACGGCAATTGCTGGCCTTCTCGCGACAGCAGACCTTGCGGCCCGAAGTGCTCCAACTGCCTGACGTAGTGAGCGAAGTTTCGCAGATGCTGAAGCGGCTGATCGGCGAAAAAATCCGGCTGCAGGTAACCCATGATCGCAATCTCGGCCGGGTGCGGGCGGACCCCTCGCAGCTCGAGCAGGTGATCGTGAACCTCGCGGTCAATGCGCGCGATGCAGTGCAGGCGAAGGGGGAAGGCCGCGGCGAATTGCGAATTGCGACCAAACGCGTGACCGCCGCCGACATTCGCGCAATGCGGAGCGAGATCGTGCCCGCTGGCGATTACACCGTGCTGGTCGTTTCCGACACCGGCACCGGCATACCGCCAGACAAGATCGGGAAGATCTTCGAACCATTCTTCACCACCAAGGAGCAGGGGAAGGGGACCGGCCTAGGCCTTTCGACGGTCTACGGCATCGTCAAGCAATCGGGCGGTTTCATTTTTGCCGACAGCGAAATGGGCAAGGGGACAACCTTCTCTGTCTATCTGCCAGTCTTTCACGAGAGCCCCGATGCCAAGCGACGGCGCGAAGAAGCCGACAAGCCAGCCGCTCCGCAGCGCGAATGGGCCGGGGGAGGAAAACTGCTGCTGGTCGAGGACGAAGATCCAGTGCGCGCGGTCGCCGAGCGCGCACTGTCGAGGCAGGGATACGAGGTCGTGACCGCCTCGGATGGTGAAGAAGGTCTCGAATACGTGCAGCGCGGCGAAGAGTTCGATCTCATCGTATCCGATGTGGTCATGCCGGTGATGGATGGCCCGGCCATGGCACGCGCGATCCGCGAGAAGCGCCCCGATCTGCCCATCTTGTTCATGTCGGGCTATGCCGAGGAACAGTTGCGCCGGGAAATCGACATCGAGGATATGCACTTCCTGCCTAAACCGTTCTCGGTCGCGCAGATCGCCGACAAGGTCGCAAAGGTGCTTGGCGGATCGAAAGGCGGCAACGGCTGA
- a CDS encoding DUF2062 domain-containing protein — protein MGFAARRPELWRLTRRSVPRGIAAGLLVGIFALIPGVQMIGAALMCVPIRGHIPLAAAATFLSNPLTTPLILAAALEVGGALGFKSNLSAFEELYNSSATIGEWFTWLASDAAPGMVVGLAVIAIVSAAIGYFASSFIWNNMVNRRRRRTLAVRRGVE, from the coding sequence GTGGGATTTGCGGCGCGCCGCCCGGAACTTTGGCGACTGACACGACGCTCGGTCCCGCGCGGGATCGCCGCCGGGCTTCTGGTCGGAATATTTGCGTTGATTCCGGGCGTGCAGATGATCGGTGCTGCGCTGATGTGTGTGCCGATCCGCGGGCATATCCCGCTCGCGGCTGCGGCGACGTTCCTGTCCAACCCGCTCACCACACCGCTCATTTTGGCGGCTGCGCTCGAAGTGGGTGGCGCGCTTGGCTTCAAGAGCAATCTCAGCGCGTTCGAGGAACTCTACAATTCGAGCGCGACAATCGGCGAATGGTTCACCTGGCTCGCTTCCGACGCTGCACCGGGAATGGTCGTCGGGCTGGCGGTGATTGCCATCGTCAGTGCCGCGATCGGCTATTTCGCCTCGTCCTTCATCTGGAACAACATGGTCAATCGCCGCCGCCGCCGGACGCTGGCCGTGCGCAGAGGCGTCGAGTGA
- the smpB gene encoding SsrA-binding protein SmpB, whose amino-acid sequence MARPTPKTFDKQKIVADNRRAKFDYHIEDTFEAGIALQGTEVKALRGGEGSIRESYAEVRDGEVWLINANVPEFSHGNRNNHEPRRPRKLLLHSREIERMLGAVERKGMTLIPLNVYFNSRGRAKVELGLAKGKQAHDKRQTVKDRDWKRDKARLMREKG is encoded by the coding sequence ATGGCACGTCCTACACCCAAGACTTTCGACAAGCAGAAGATCGTCGCCGACAATCGGCGCGCGAAGTTCGATTATCATATCGAGGACACCTTCGAGGCGGGGATCGCCTTGCAGGGGACCGAGGTGAAGGCGCTGCGCGGGGGCGAAGGCTCGATCCGCGAAAGCTATGCCGAAGTGCGCGACGGGGAAGTCTGGCTCATTAACGCCAATGTCCCCGAGTTCAGCCATGGCAATCGCAATAATCACGAGCCGCGACGTCCGCGCAAGCTGCTGCTCCATTCGCGCGAAATCGAACGAATGCTCGGCGCAGTCGAGCGCAAGGGCATGACGCTCATTCCCTTGAACGTCTATTTCAATTCGCGTGGGCGGGCCAAGGTCGAACTCGGGCTCGCCAAGGGCAAGCAGGCCCACGACAAGCGCCAGACGGTCAAGGATCGCGACTGGAAGCGCGACAAGGCCAGGCTGATGCGCGAAAAGGGCTGA
- the dapA gene encoding 4-hydroxy-tetrahydrodipicolinate synthase, whose translation MFSGSIPALVTPFKDGKVDEDAYRRLIDWQIENGSKGLVPCGTTGEASTLSNAEHHRVVEICVEQAAGRVPVIAGCGSNDTRNALLHMGFARKAGAAAGLCVAPYYNRPSQAGLIAHFSFLAENSDLPIVLYNVPSRTVTDIEDETVVELVSKFPDRIVAIKDASGDLSRVADHRMGLSSDFCQLSGNDELWLPHSAAGGSGCISVSANVAPALCAEFHEAIAANDLVKARELNDRLFPLHYAMFSDASPAPAKYALSRVHAWLTDEVRLPICAASEAARKAVDDALEHAGLV comes from the coding sequence ATGTTTTCCGGTTCGATTCCAGCACTTGTGACACCGTTCAAGGACGGCAAGGTCGATGAAGACGCCTATCGCCGGCTGATCGACTGGCAGATCGAGAACGGGAGCAAGGGTCTCGTGCCCTGCGGAACCACCGGCGAAGCCTCCACGCTTTCCAATGCAGAGCATCATCGCGTGGTCGAAATCTGCGTCGAACAAGCCGCCGGGCGGGTTCCGGTGATCGCAGGGTGCGGAAGCAACGACACGCGCAACGCGCTGCTCCACATGGGGTTTGCGAGGAAGGCAGGCGCAGCGGCAGGACTGTGCGTCGCACCCTATTACAATCGGCCGAGCCAGGCCGGGTTGATCGCGCATTTCAGTTTCCTAGCCGAAAACAGCGACCTGCCAATTGTGCTTTATAACGTGCCGAGCCGCACGGTCACCGACATCGAGGATGAGACCGTGGTCGAACTGGTCAGCAAGTTCCCGGACCGGATTGTGGCGATCAAGGATGCCAGCGGTGACCTTTCGCGCGTAGCCGACCATCGCATGGGTCTGAGCAGCGATTTCTGCCAGCTATCGGGCAATGACGAATTGTGGCTGCCCCATTCGGCTGCGGGCGGGTCGGGCTGTATCTCGGTATCGGCCAATGTCGCGCCGGCGCTCTGCGCCGAATTCCACGAAGCCATTGCGGCCAACGATCTGGTCAAGGCGCGCGAGCTCAACGACCGGTTGTTCCCGCTCCATTACGCGATGTTCTCCGATGCCAGCCCGGCACCAGCGAAATATGCACTCAGCCGCGTGCATGCCTGGCTGACCGACGAGGTGAGGCTGCCGATCTGCGCTGCGAGCGAGGCTGCGCGCAAGGCGGTCGACGATGCGCTGGAGCATGCGGGGCTGGTGTAA
- a CDS encoding lytic transglycosylase domain-containing protein — MSSMIKRILLATAALPLAIAGGAANAQQADSWDQMRERVERQQPGLMAQVLQQWKQLTSSSAYDFETYAGFIERNRGLPQQDSLQRKAEQALDRQAATAQRLVQFHDGFPPITNTAKARYAMALGQLGRDDAFRWAREAWRGGDMNAVTEAYFAGLFGSRLSAEDHNARMDALLWQRSAEAAARQISFVSPEKRDIYMARLAIIQGQDPASIGLNVPAEARSDPGYLYNQARQWRRSGQQSAAISLLVNAPTMSAPALDGELWLAETLEVARDGGPSSAYRIASKVDQAFAPGADISDMSYPIRDDYTSLVWLGGTSALWQLGDASGAAPLFYRYGAAAKTAPTRSKGFYWAGYAAQRAGDMAEADRYYEMAAQYPEMFYGQLALERLGREIPALEQPAPVQPSATERQEFNDSVLVKAVREAARGGLNWRDTRFFLTELADSADTPVKAQMVLDLAQELGRRDLAVHLGAATQGHGVEDFEVVGYPRLDVPEFSNWTMVHAISRQESEFATKALSHANAYGLMQLIPGTAQDTARKLGVTYSRGALLEDPQYNMRLGDAYFGQLMDRFDGSYVLALVGYNAGPGRAIQWIRSNGDPRKGEISWEDWIERIPFFETKNYVQRVLGNAVTYEHLYPDQSRFGEPRGPSRFLGRPTPTR, encoded by the coding sequence ATGTCCAGCATGATCAAACGCATCTTGCTTGCCACCGCCGCCCTGCCTCTTGCCATCGCAGGAGGTGCGGCCAATGCGCAGCAAGCCGATAGCTGGGATCAGATGCGTGAGCGTGTCGAGAGGCAGCAGCCCGGGCTGATGGCCCAAGTGCTCCAGCAATGGAAGCAACTGACGTCGAGCTCGGCCTACGATTTCGAGACCTATGCCGGTTTCATCGAGCGCAATCGAGGCCTGCCGCAGCAGGATTCTCTCCAGCGCAAGGCCGAACAGGCGCTCGATCGACAAGCCGCGACCGCGCAGCGCCTAGTGCAATTCCACGACGGGTTCCCGCCGATCACCAACACGGCCAAGGCACGCTATGCCATGGCGCTCGGCCAGCTTGGCCGTGACGACGCTTTCCGCTGGGCGCGCGAAGCCTGGCGCGGCGGAGACATGAACGCCGTTACCGAAGCCTATTTCGCCGGCTTGTTCGGATCGCGCCTTTCGGCCGAAGACCACAACGCGCGTATGGATGCCCTCTTGTGGCAGCGCAGCGCCGAAGCAGCCGCGCGCCAGATCAGCTTTGTTTCGCCGGAGAAACGTGACATTTACATGGCGCGCCTCGCGATCATTCAGGGACAGGATCCTGCTTCGATCGGGCTCAACGTGCCGGCGGAGGCGCGCAGCGATCCCGGATATCTCTACAATCAAGCGCGTCAGTGGCGGCGCAGTGGTCAGCAGTCGGCTGCTATCAGCCTTCTGGTCAATGCTCCGACCATGTCGGCCCCTGCGCTCGATGGCGAATTGTGGCTGGCCGAAACGCTCGAAGTTGCACGCGACGGAGGCCCTTCCTCCGCTTACCGCATCGCGAGCAAGGTGGACCAAGCCTTTGCGCCCGGTGCCGACATCAGCGACATGAGCTACCCGATCCGCGACGATTACACTTCGCTGGTCTGGCTCGGGGGAACCAGTGCTCTTTGGCAGCTGGGCGACGCGTCCGGGGCTGCGCCGCTGTTCTATCGTTATGGTGCAGCCGCCAAAACCGCTCCGACCCGCTCGAAGGGATTCTACTGGGCCGGATACGCCGCCCAGCGCGCCGGCGACATGGCCGAGGCCGATCGCTATTATGAAATGGCCGCGCAATATCCGGAGATGTTCTACGGTCAGCTCGCGCTCGAGCGCCTTGGTCGCGAAATCCCCGCGCTTGAGCAGCCCGCGCCGGTCCAGCCAAGTGCGACCGAGCGCCAGGAGTTCAATGACAGCGTCCTTGTCAAGGCAGTGCGCGAAGCCGCGCGCGGCGGGCTCAACTGGCGCGACACCCGTTTCTTCCTCACCGAACTGGCGGACTCGGCCGATACCCCGGTCAAGGCGCAGATGGTGCTCGACCTGGCGCAGGAACTCGGCCGGCGCGACCTTGCCGTCCATCTGGGGGCCGCGACGCAAGGACACGGGGTGGAGGACTTTGAAGTCGTCGGATACCCCCGCCTCGACGTGCCCGAATTCTCCAACTGGACCATGGTCCATGCGATCTCGCGTCAGGAAAGCGAGTTTGCGACCAAGGCGCTCAGCCACGCCAACGCTTATGGGTTGATGCAGCTCATCCCCGGAACCGCGCAGGATACCGCGCGCAAGCTCGGCGTAACCTATTCGCGCGGCGCCTTACTCGAAGACCCGCAATACAATATGCGTCTGGGCGATGCCTATTTCGGCCAGCTCATGGATCGGTTCGACGGCAGCTACGTGCTCGCCCTGGTCGGCTACAATGCCGGTCCTGGTCGCGCGATCCAGTGGATCCGGTCCAATGGCGATCCGCGCAAAGGCGAGATTTCATGGGAAGACTGGATCGAGAGGATTCCGTTCTTCGAGACCAAGAACTACGTACAGCGCGTGCTCGGCAACGCCGTGACGTACGAGCATCTCTATCCCGACCAGTCGCGCTTCGGCGAACCGCGAGGGCCAAGTCGTTTTCTTGGACGCCCGACGCCGACACGCTAA